The Arvicanthis niloticus isolate mArvNil1 chromosome 2, mArvNil1.pat.X, whole genome shotgun sequence genome includes a window with the following:
- the LOC143441463 gene encoding uncharacterized protein LOC143441463: protein MATSSSKGAHTQEEEEEEEEEEEEEEEEEEEEEEEEEEEKEEEEEKKEEEEEEKEKKEEDEEEEEKEEDEEEEEEDEEEEEEEEGEEEEEEEEEEEEEEEGEEEEEEEEEEEEEGEEEEEEKKKKRSVWAVWKPSSAQQSG, encoded by the coding sequence ATGGCAACCTCTAGCAGCAAAGGAGCCCacacacaggaggaggaagaagaagaggaagaagaggaagaggaggaagaggaggaagaggaggaagaggaggaagaagaagaggaggaaaaggaagaagaggaggagaagaaagaggaggaggaggaggaaaaggagaagaaggaggaggatgaggaagaagaggagaaggaggaggatgaggaggaagaggaggaggatgaagaggaagaggaggaagaagagggggaggaagaggaggaggaagaggaggaggaagaggaggaagaagagggggaggaagaggaggaagaagaggaagaggaggaagaagagggggaggaagaggaggaggagaagaagaaaaagagaagtgtgTGGGCAGTTTGGAAACCCAGCAGTGCTCAACAGTCtggttga